In one window of Streptomyces sp. NBC_01224 DNA:
- a CDS encoding TadE family protein, producing MALTETTDTEIRGRRYGDPSPARGRVRGSVHGRMLGRRRDRGQTAIEFLGVTPLIILLAVALWQCALIGYTFSLAGNAADKAAHQGAITEGLRVQECRQAAKEHLPKAWRKSMKQTTCRSRSGMYKAEVKLQVPVLVPGVLNWPFRVEGNAAFPLEG from the coding sequence ATGGCACTTACCGAGACGACAGACACGGAGATACGGGGAAGGCGTTACGGTGATCCGTCCCCGGCGCGAGGCCGGGTGCGGGGCTCGGTGCATGGCCGGATGCTCGGCCGCAGGCGTGACCGCGGCCAGACCGCGATCGAATTCCTGGGCGTCACACCGCTGATCATCCTGCTGGCGGTCGCGCTCTGGCAGTGCGCGCTGATCGGATACACGTTCAGCCTGGCGGGGAACGCGGCGGACAAGGCGGCGCACCAGGGGGCCATCACGGAGGGCCTGCGGGTGCAGGAATGCCGGCAAGCGGCCAAGGAGCACCTGCCGAAGGCCTGGCGGAAGTCGATGAAGCAGACGACGTGCCGTTCCAGGTCCGGCATGTACAAGGCCGAGGTCAAGCTGCAGGTGCCCGTCCTGGTGCCCGGTGTACTCAACTGGCCGTTCCGCGTCGAAGGCAACGCCGCATTCCCGCTGGAGGGCTGA
- a CDS encoding AAA family ATPase — MTTRILPAVGDVDAARSVTTLLSQLPDAEPAAPVGDSTQLIDTLARLAGESLDELPEVVVVHERIGPVPALELIREVSLRFPAIGVVLITADVTPGLFASAMESGARGVITLPLSYEELANRIQSAAQWSVGVRRHLSTGADVFTGPGGTVITVSGAKGGVGATVTAVQLALAAQASGRTVALVDMDLQAGDIGSYLDVQFRRSIVDLSTITDISPRVLSDAVFTHGSGLALLLAPGEGESAEEVSDRSARQIVSALRSRYEVVVIDCGSQLQGASAAAIEMADSALLVTTPDVIAVRGAKRLVRMWERLQIRKAEETVTVVNRFIRNTEIQPQLIEKITGTRTANTAVPANFKELQSVVDAGRLHELDSKSTVKQALWALAGELGIVKVPEKAEKSGAKSGGMFKNDRGSIGRPRVGRRDGDARNRATTKGAS, encoded by the coding sequence ATGACCACCAGGATCCTCCCGGCCGTCGGTGACGTCGACGCGGCCAGATCCGTCACCACCCTGCTCAGTCAGCTCCCCGACGCGGAACCGGCTGCTCCCGTCGGCGACTCGACGCAGCTCATCGACACCCTCGCCCGGCTCGCGGGCGAATCGCTCGACGAACTGCCCGAGGTGGTGGTGGTCCACGAGCGGATCGGCCCGGTGCCGGCACTGGAACTGATCCGGGAGGTCTCCCTGCGCTTCCCCGCCATCGGGGTCGTGCTGATCACCGCCGATGTCACCCCCGGTCTGTTCGCGTCCGCGATGGAGTCGGGGGCACGCGGTGTCATCACCCTGCCCCTGAGTTACGAGGAACTGGCCAACCGGATCCAGTCCGCCGCCCAGTGGTCCGTCGGCGTCCGCCGCCACCTGAGCACCGGAGCCGATGTCTTCACCGGCCCCGGCGGCACGGTCATCACGGTCAGCGGCGCAAAGGGCGGGGTCGGCGCCACCGTCACCGCCGTACAACTCGCCCTGGCGGCCCAGGCGTCCGGACGTACCGTGGCCCTCGTCGACATGGACCTCCAGGCCGGCGACATCGGCTCGTACCTCGATGTGCAGTTCCGACGTTCCATCGTCGACCTGTCGACCATCACCGACATCTCGCCGCGTGTCCTGTCCGACGCCGTGTTCACCCACGGCTCCGGCCTCGCGCTGCTCCTGGCGCCCGGTGAGGGCGAGAGCGCCGAGGAGGTCAGCGACCGATCGGCCCGGCAGATCGTCAGCGCCCTGCGTTCGCGCTACGAGGTCGTGGTCATCGACTGCGGCAGCCAACTGCAGGGAGCCAGTGCCGCGGCCATCGAGATGGCCGACTCGGCGCTGCTGGTCACCACACCGGATGTGATCGCGGTGCGCGGTGCCAAGCGCCTCGTACGGATGTGGGAGCGGCTCCAGATCCGCAAGGCGGAGGAGACGGTCACCGTCGTCAACCGGTTCATCCGCAACACCGAGATCCAGCCGCAGCTGATCGAGAAGATCACCGGAACCCGGACGGCCAACACGGCCGTTCCCGCGAACTTCAAGGAACTCCAGAGCGTCGTCGACGCGGGCCGGCTGCACGAACTCGATTCCAAGAGCACCGTCAAACAGGCCCTCTGGGCCCTTGCGGGCGAGCTGGGCATCGTGAAGGTTCCTGAGAAGGCGGAGAAGAGCGGCGCGAAGAGCGGCGGAATGTTCAAGAACGACCGGGGCTCGATCGGGCGCCCACGCGTCGGCCGACGCGACGGCGACGCCCGGAACCGGGCGACGACCAAGGGGGCAAGTTGA
- the cpaB gene encoding Flp pilus assembly protein CpaB, with protein MNSRQRRGVILLLLSVLCAFGAFAGVLSVISDVNTKVGPEVSAYQLRSDVAPYTALSSGQFEKISMPKRWLSTNAVTDLSEVNGKIAVTQLRKGSLLQSDMMQKRPELQPGEQEIAIMIDAATGVAGKITPGATVNIYATFAGERDGDPSQSKVIVSNAKVLDVGKLTALEPSRDGKSNMGTEAVPITFALNTLDTQRIAYAESFAEHVRLALLASGSDSTIRPGDRTYTLNKDK; from the coding sequence ATGAACTCCCGCCAGCGCCGCGGCGTGATACTCCTGCTTTTGTCGGTTCTGTGCGCCTTCGGCGCCTTCGCCGGCGTGCTCTCGGTGATCAGCGATGTCAACACCAAGGTCGGCCCCGAGGTCTCGGCCTACCAGCTGAGGTCCGACGTAGCGCCCTATACCGCCCTGTCGTCCGGCCAGTTCGAGAAGATCTCGATGCCGAAGCGCTGGCTCTCCACCAACGCGGTGACCGACCTCTCCGAGGTGAACGGCAAGATTGCCGTCACCCAACTGCGCAAGGGCTCGCTGCTCCAGTCCGACATGATGCAGAAGCGCCCCGAACTGCAGCCCGGGGAGCAGGAGATCGCCATCATGATCGACGCCGCGACCGGCGTCGCGGGCAAGATCACCCCCGGTGCCACGGTCAACATCTACGCCACCTTCGCCGGTGAGCGCGACGGCGACCCCTCCCAGTCGAAGGTCATCGTCTCCAACGCCAAGGTGCTGGACGTCGGCAAGCTGACCGCCCTGGAGCCGAGCCGCGACGGCAAGTCCAACATGGGCACCGAGGCCGTCCCGATCACCTTCGCGCTCAACACGCTCGACACCCAGCGCATCGCCTACGCCGAGTCCTTCGCGGAGCACGTACGCCTTGCGCTCCTGGCCTCCGGCAGCGACAGCACCATCAGGCCTGGCGATCGCACCTACACGCTCAACAAGGACAAGTGA
- a CDS encoding chitinase, with translation MAVLAAGALTATGLVGNAEAADVNVAKNAGFESGLANWTCSGGSGTTVSSPVHGGTAALKATPAGQDNAKCTQAVAVKPDSTYTLSSWVQGGYAYLGASGTGTTDVSTWSPGSSSWTQLTTSFKTGPSTTSVTVYTHGWYGQAAYLADDISVSGPDGGGGTDPTPEIPAAPAGLTVGATTPSSIALSWNAVSGATGYTVYKDGAKATTATGTSATITGLTADTAYQFAVSATNAAGESVKSATVGGRTAKDGGGNPNPGTSVPKHAVTGYWQNFNNGATVQKLGDVPANYDIIAVSFADATTTPGAVTFNLDTAGLNGYTVDQFKADIKAKQAAGKNVIISVGGEKGSVSVNSDASATNFANSVYSLIQEYGFNGVDIDLENGLNSTYMTKALRSLSQKAGSGLVITMAPQTIDMQSTSGEYFKTALGTKDILTVVNMQYYNSGSMLGCDGKVYSQGSVDFLTALACIQLEGGLDPSQVGLGVPASTSSAGSGYVSPSIVNAALDCLAVGTNCGTFKPAKTYPGLRGAMTWSTNWDAKSGNAWSNAVAPHVHGLP, from the coding sequence ATGGCCGTCCTCGCAGCCGGCGCGCTGACCGCCACCGGTCTCGTCGGCAACGCCGAGGCCGCCGATGTCAACGTCGCCAAGAACGCGGGCTTCGAGTCGGGGCTCGCCAACTGGACCTGTTCCGGTGGCAGCGGCACCACCGTCTCCTCCCCCGTGCACGGTGGCACCGCCGCCCTCAAGGCCACCCCGGCCGGCCAGGACAACGCGAAGTGCACCCAGGCCGTGGCCGTGAAGCCCGACTCGACGTACACGCTCAGCTCCTGGGTGCAGGGCGGGTACGCGTACCTCGGCGCGAGCGGTACCGGAACCACCGACGTATCGACCTGGTCCCCCGGCTCCAGCAGCTGGACCCAGCTCACCACCAGCTTCAAGACCGGCCCGAGCACCACCTCGGTCACGGTGTACACGCACGGCTGGTACGGGCAGGCCGCCTACCTGGCGGACGACATCTCGGTCAGCGGCCCCGACGGCGGTGGCGGCACCGACCCCACTCCGGAGATCCCCGCGGCGCCCGCCGGTCTCACCGTCGGCGCGACCACGCCCTCGTCCATCGCCCTGTCCTGGAACGCGGTGTCCGGCGCGACCGGCTACACCGTCTACAAGGACGGCGCGAAGGCCACCACGGCCACCGGGACCTCCGCCACGATCACGGGTCTGACCGCCGACACGGCGTACCAGTTCGCGGTGAGCGCCACCAACGCGGCCGGTGAGTCCGTCAAGTCCGCCACTGTCGGCGGCCGTACGGCCAAGGACGGCGGTGGCAACCCCAACCCCGGCACCTCGGTGCCCAAGCACGCGGTGACCGGCTACTGGCAGAACTTCAACAACGGCGCGACCGTGCAGAAGCTCGGCGACGTACCCGCGAACTACGACATCATCGCGGTCTCCTTCGCCGACGCCACGACCACACCGGGTGCCGTCACCTTCAACCTGGACACGGCGGGCCTGAACGGCTACACCGTCGACCAGTTCAAGGCCGACATCAAGGCGAAGCAGGCGGCCGGGAAGAACGTCATCATCTCGGTCGGCGGTGAGAAGGGGTCCGTCTCCGTCAACAGCGACGCCTCCGCCACCAACTTCGCCAACTCGGTCTACTCGCTCATCCAGGAGTACGGCTTCAACGGCGTCGACATCGACCTGGAGAACGGCCTCAACTCCACCTACATGACGAAGGCGTTGCGCTCGCTGTCACAGAAGGCGGGCTCCGGCCTCGTCATCACGATGGCGCCGCAGACCATCGACATGCAGTCCACCTCGGGTGAGTACTTCAAGACGGCGCTCGGCACCAAGGACATCCTGACCGTCGTCAACATGCAGTACTACAACAGCGGTTCGATGCTCGGCTGCGACGGCAAGGTCTACTCACAGGGCTCGGTGGACTTCCTCACCGCGCTCGCCTGCATCCAGCTGGAGGGCGGCCTCGACCCGTCCCAGGTCGGCCTCGGCGTCCCCGCCTCCACCAGCAGCGCGGGCAGCGGCTACGTCTCTCCGTCGATCGTGAACGCGGCCCTGGACTGCCTGGCCGTCGGCACCAACTGCGGCACGTTCAAGCCCGCGAAGACCTACCCGGGTCTCCGCGGCGCGATGACCTGGTCGACCAACTGGGACGCCAAGTCGGGCAACGCCTGGTCGAACGCGGTGGCCCCGCACGTACACGGCCTGCCGTAA
- a CDS encoding serine/threonine protein kinase, with product MAGAQLEGLSENDPAALGAYRLLGRLASGGMGRIYLARAADGQLVAVKTLLAEGEVSAIDRRRFAREVKVAQRIDSAFTARVREADPDAEMPWMAIDYIAAPSLSELVSTAGVLPASAVQWLAAGTAEALVALHGEGIVHRDVKPQNILLPLAGPRLIDFGISHAADITRTSLTLGTIAFTSPEQARGDASTSASDVYSLGATLFHLAMNRPPYRVDGDTLALLARVQRGELDLTGLPKEIAPLIRPCLAADPAERPRPADMLSWFRKSLAGLPVSRSGSRWLPQRWTELIEVYERQGRDLERTVQVDPGAPTVDQRTSVTPPPGPTRVYTQTHDDAARAARQQELRDRERERAASEHARAEAARQERRAARERAARMAAEEKKRAEREQAEKERAERERAQARARASSSEASSAQSSARTPPRPPRTAAGAAATPPPAPTPTPAKKKSSDGWVIIPLLIVGLFLWNSCESDTGSSGRTSSGSTSTSTSTGGSQYTPPPSPTPDASDVAFRSVSSGDCINAYDDGYDAWSTRTPETVDCDAANAYLLVTSAYRGIAITDCPTDIGAWYWYHAGSQSAFSTTLCVSRQFRKGECFVAKADGDKMTKARLMTVWDCGKDTVPNGYNRILQITDLYRSQKSYGNGFCSQSRYDQERYWIYTVHAGKTALCTMAVD from the coding sequence ATGGCGGGGGCACAGCTGGAGGGACTGAGCGAGAACGATCCGGCAGCACTCGGGGCATACCGACTGCTCGGTCGGCTGGCGTCCGGCGGCATGGGGCGGATCTATTTGGCGCGGGCCGCCGACGGGCAGCTCGTGGCGGTCAAGACGCTGCTGGCCGAGGGCGAGGTGAGCGCCATCGACCGGCGCCGGTTCGCCCGCGAGGTGAAGGTGGCGCAACGGATCGACAGCGCGTTCACGGCACGGGTGAGGGAAGCCGACCCGGATGCCGAAATGCCCTGGATGGCCATCGACTACATCGCCGCCCCCTCCCTCTCCGAACTGGTCAGCACCGCAGGGGTGTTACCCGCCTCTGCCGTGCAGTGGCTGGCGGCGGGCACTGCGGAGGCGCTCGTCGCGCTGCACGGCGAGGGCATCGTCCACCGGGACGTGAAGCCGCAGAACATCCTGCTGCCGTTGGCGGGCCCCCGCCTGATCGACTTCGGCATCTCGCACGCCGCCGACATCACCCGGACCAGCCTGACCCTGGGCACGATCGCTTTCACCTCTCCCGAGCAGGCACGCGGCGATGCCTCGACGTCGGCCTCCGATGTGTACTCGCTGGGTGCGACCCTCTTCCACCTGGCGATGAACCGGCCGCCGTACCGAGTGGACGGGGACACACTCGCCCTTCTGGCCCGGGTGCAACGAGGTGAACTGGACCTGACGGGGCTGCCGAAGGAGATCGCGCCGCTCATCCGCCCGTGCCTGGCGGCCGATCCGGCAGAGCGGCCCCGGCCGGCCGACATGCTCAGCTGGTTCAGGAAGTCGCTGGCCGGCCTGCCGGTGTCCAGGAGCGGTAGCCGGTGGCTGCCGCAGCGATGGACCGAGCTGATCGAGGTGTACGAGCGTCAGGGCCGTGATCTGGAGCGGACGGTCCAGGTGGATCCCGGCGCACCCACCGTCGATCAGCGTACGAGCGTGACACCACCTCCGGGTCCGACGCGGGTGTACACGCAGACGCACGACGACGCGGCCCGGGCCGCACGCCAGCAGGAACTGCGGGACCGCGAACGCGAGCGGGCAGCGAGTGAACATGCCCGCGCCGAGGCCGCCCGGCAGGAGAGACGTGCGGCACGTGAGCGAGCCGCACGCATGGCGGCGGAGGAGAAGAAGCGGGCGGAGAGGGAGCAGGCGGAGAAGGAACGGGCCGAACGTGAGCGCGCGCAGGCGCGGGCCCGGGCGTCTTCTTCCGAGGCGTCGTCAGCGCAGTCGTCGGCACGCACACCGCCGCGTCCGCCGCGTACAGCGGCCGGAGCAGCAGCCACCCCGCCCCCCGCTCCCACTCCCACTCCCGCCAAGAAGAAGTCCTCCGACGGCTGGGTGATCATCCCGCTTCTCATCGTCGGACTCTTTCTCTGGAACAGTTGCGAGTCCGACACCGGCAGCAGCGGCAGGACGAGCAGCGGAAGCACAAGCACCAGTACCAGTACCGGCGGCAGCCAGTACACCCCGCCGCCCTCCCCGACCCCTGACGCCAGCGATGTCGCCTTCCGTTCGGTATCAAGCGGCGACTGCATCAACGCTTACGACGACGGCTATGACGCGTGGTCGACCCGGACCCCGGAGACGGTGGACTGCGATGCCGCCAATGCCTACCTCCTGGTGACCTCGGCGTATCGCGGCATCGCCATCACGGACTGTCCGACCGACATCGGCGCGTGGTACTGGTACCACGCGGGATCACAGTCGGCGTTCAGCACCACCCTCTGTGTGTCGCGCCAGTTCCGTAAGGGCGAGTGCTTCGTGGCGAAGGCCGACGGCGACAAGATGACCAAGGCGCGGCTGATGACCGTCTGGGACTGCGGCAAGGACACCGTTCCCAACGGGTACAACAGGATTCTGCAGATCACCGATCTCTACCGGAGCCAGAAGTCGTACGGGAACGGCTTCTGCTCCCAGTCCCGGTACGACCAGGAGCGCTACTGGATCTACACCGTGCACGCCGGAAAGACGGCGCTCTGCACCATGGCGGTCGACTGA
- a CDS encoding GntP family permease, whose translation MLLAATPPPAETPPHTGGLLLLIDGTAGLLTVAALGIALLLFLIIKVRLQPFVALLAVSIAVGLGAGLSVTELFGTVQKSAAVSVIESGMGGILGHVAIIIGLGTMLGAILEVSGGAEVLSARLLNLFGEKRAPLAMGLTGLIFGIPVFFDVGIFVLAPIVYAAAKRSGKSILLYAMPLLAGLSMTHAFLPPHPGPVAAAGLFHVSLGWVILMGAVVGIPSVLAAWGYAAWIGKRIFVEVPQDMVDAAEEAKAAVVAEQRAAGVTPREEPVGLATVLTIIGTPLVLILAATFSSIALDPSTFRSVIEFFGNPFVALTIALLLAYYLLGIRRGWSRKSLESVSTSSLKPVGNILLVVGAGGIFGAVLKASGIADALADTFNDVGLPVILLAWLISVVLRVAQGSATVAIVTTAGIVVPLVEGQDMSQAHLALIIMAISAGSIFASHVNDGGFWMVSKYFGISERDTLKSWTVLETVLSVAGFAVAALLSLVI comes from the coding sequence ATGCTGCTCGCCGCCACCCCACCCCCGGCCGAGACACCACCCCACACCGGTGGACTCCTCCTGCTCATCGACGGCACCGCCGGTCTGCTGACCGTCGCGGCTCTCGGCATCGCGCTCCTCCTCTTCCTGATCATCAAGGTCAGGCTGCAACCGTTCGTCGCGCTGCTCGCCGTCTCCATAGCCGTCGGCCTGGGCGCCGGTCTCTCCGTCACCGAACTCTTCGGCACGGTCCAGAAGTCCGCCGCCGTCTCCGTCATCGAATCCGGCATGGGGGGCATCCTCGGCCATGTCGCGATCATCATCGGCCTCGGCACGATGCTCGGCGCGATCCTCGAAGTGTCCGGCGGCGCCGAGGTGTTGAGCGCCCGCCTGCTGAACCTCTTCGGTGAGAAGCGCGCCCCGCTCGCCATGGGCCTGACCGGCCTCATCTTCGGCATCCCGGTCTTCTTCGACGTCGGTATCTTCGTCCTCGCGCCGATCGTGTACGCCGCCGCCAAGCGCTCCGGCAAGTCGATCCTGCTCTACGCGATGCCGCTGCTGGCGGGCCTCTCGATGACCCACGCCTTCCTGCCGCCGCACCCGGGACCGGTCGCCGCCGCCGGGCTCTTCCACGTCTCGCTCGGCTGGGTCATCCTGATGGGCGCCGTCGTCGGCATCCCGTCCGTGCTCGCCGCCTGGGGCTACGCCGCCTGGATCGGAAAGCGGATCTTCGTCGAGGTGCCGCAGGACATGGTCGACGCCGCCGAGGAGGCCAAGGCCGCGGTCGTCGCCGAACAGCGGGCCGCCGGGGTCACCCCGCGCGAGGAGCCGGTCGGGCTCGCCACCGTACTCACGATCATCGGCACCCCGCTGGTGCTGATCCTCGCCGCGACGTTCTCCTCCATCGCGCTGGACCCCTCCACCTTCCGATCGGTCATCGAGTTCTTCGGCAACCCCTTCGTCGCTCTGACGATCGCGCTGCTGCTCGCGTACTACCTGCTGGGCATCCGCCGCGGCTGGTCCCGCAAGTCCCTCGAATCGGTCTCCACGTCATCCCTGAAGCCGGTCGGCAACATCCTGCTGGTCGTTGGCGCGGGCGGCATCTTCGGCGCCGTCCTCAAGGCCAGCGGCATCGCGGACGCACTCGCCGACACCTTCAACGACGTCGGCCTGCCGGTCATCCTGCTGGCCTGGCTGATCTCCGTGGTCCTGCGCGTCGCCCAGGGTTCGGCGACGGTCGCGATCGTCACCACCGCGGGCATCGTCGTGCCGCTGGTCGAGGGCCAGGACATGTCGCAGGCGCACCTCGCCCTGATCATCATGGCGATCTCGGCCGGCTCGATCTTCGCCTCGCACGTGAACGACGGCGGCTTCTGGATGGTGTCGAAGTACTTCGGCATCTCCGAACGCGACACCCTGAAGTCCTGGACGGTCCTGGAGACGGTCCTGTCGGTGGCGGGGTTCGCGGTGGCGGCGCTGCTCAGCCTGGTGATCTAG
- a CDS encoding RidA family protein: MTEKIALTPSTHTTPPAKFSHGVKKGNILQVAGQVGFLPAVEGQAPTPAGPTLREQTLQTFANVEAILEEGGASWDDVMMMRVYLTDVDHFAEMNEIYNAYFGEQNLKAAPAARTTVYVGLPKGLLIEIDALAVLG; the protein is encoded by the coding sequence ATGACCGAGAAGATCGCCCTCACCCCGAGCACCCACACCACGCCGCCCGCGAAGTTCTCGCACGGCGTGAAGAAGGGGAACATCCTCCAGGTCGCCGGCCAGGTCGGCTTCCTCCCCGCCGTCGAGGGCCAGGCCCCGACCCCCGCCGGTCCGACGCTGCGCGAGCAGACCCTCCAGACCTTCGCCAACGTCGAGGCGATCCTGGAGGAGGGCGGCGCGAGCTGGGACGACGTGATGATGATGCGCGTCTACCTCACGGACGTGGACCACTTCGCCGAGATGAACGAGATCTACAACGCCTACTTCGGCGAGCAGAACCTCAAGGCGGCCCCCGCCGCCCGTACGACGGTCTACGTCGGCCTCCCCAAAGGCCTGCTGATCGAGATCGACGCGCTCGCGGTCCTCGGCTGA
- a CDS encoding IclR family transcriptional regulator produces MSQTVDRALSILPLLAQGPADLGQVAERLGVHKSTALRLLRTLHEHGLVYRQQDQRYRLGARLFALAQEAVENLDVREIAHPHLVELNESCGHTVHLAVYEEHEVLYIDKVESRYPVRMYSRIGKPVAITVAAVAKLLLADLTEPERRAIAEKLDYPMYTSRSIPNAGAFLKELAVVREQGWATDLGGHEESINCIGAPIRGADGRVVAAMSVSAPNVVVTAEELLTLLPLVRRTADTISREYSGTNQPKKA; encoded by the coding sequence ATGAGTCAGACCGTCGACCGGGCGCTGAGCATCCTGCCGCTGCTCGCCCAGGGGCCCGCCGACCTCGGGCAGGTCGCCGAGCGGCTCGGCGTCCACAAGTCCACCGCGCTGCGCCTGCTCCGTACGCTCCACGAGCACGGACTCGTCTACCGCCAGCAGGACCAGCGCTACCGCCTCGGCGCCCGCCTCTTCGCGCTCGCGCAGGAGGCCGTCGAGAACCTCGACGTACGGGAGATCGCCCACCCCCACCTCGTCGAACTCAACGAGAGCTGCGGCCACACCGTGCATCTCGCGGTGTACGAGGAGCACGAGGTCCTCTACATCGACAAGGTCGAGAGCCGCTACCCGGTCAGGATGTACTCGCGGATCGGCAAGCCCGTCGCGATCACCGTCGCCGCCGTCGCGAAACTGCTTCTCGCCGATCTCACCGAGCCCGAGCGGCGCGCCATCGCCGAGAAGCTCGACTACCCCATGTACACGTCCCGTTCGATCCCGAACGCCGGTGCGTTCCTCAAGGAACTCGCTGTCGTCCGCGAACAGGGCTGGGCCACCGACCTCGGCGGCCACGAGGAGTCCATCAACTGCATCGGCGCCCCCATCCGGGGTGCGGACGGGCGGGTCGTCGCCGCGATGTCGGTCTCCGCACCCAATGTCGTCGTCACGGCCGAGGAACTCCTCACCCTGCTCCCCCTGGTGCGCCGCACCGCCGACACCATCAGCCGGGAGTACTCCGGCACCAACCAACCCAAGAAAGCCTGA
- a CDS encoding sugar kinase — protein sequence MSGTQARTADAATAAEVVCLGESMVTFLPSQPGRLADVPSFGRGIGGAESNVACALAAAGHRAAWVSRVGADGFGDHLVEAVAGYGVDTSAVQRDPARPTGIYFRTATDRATDVHEVAYYRAGSAASAMSPDNVPYEALFAGRVLHLSGITAALSVDCLALLRDLTAPRPGRPLISFDVNHRPGLWRDADAAPEVLLDLARRSDLVFVGEDEAEEAWGMKGAEAIRAALPEPDVLVVKRGSDGAAVFSDAGEADDVTTVPALRVDVVAPVGAGDAFAAGFLSATLRDLPVRDRVRHGHLMAAAVLTVPGDLTAPAARAHADALAALDDEAWGRLRLGPGWTGDDQEVRTT from the coding sequence GTGTCCGGAACCCAGGCCAGGACCGCCGACGCCGCCACGGCCGCCGAAGTCGTGTGCCTCGGCGAGTCCATGGTGACGTTCCTGCCCTCGCAGCCCGGACGCCTCGCCGACGTACCCTCCTTCGGCCGCGGTATCGGCGGCGCCGAGTCCAATGTCGCCTGCGCGCTCGCCGCCGCCGGGCACCGGGCGGCCTGGGTCAGCAGGGTCGGTGCGGACGGGTTCGGGGACCATCTCGTCGAGGCGGTCGCCGGCTACGGGGTCGACACCTCCGCCGTGCAGCGCGATCCGGCGCGGCCCACCGGGATCTACTTCCGGACGGCGACGGACCGGGCCACCGATGTGCACGAGGTCGCGTACTACCGGGCCGGGTCCGCCGCCTCCGCGATGTCCCCGGACAACGTCCCGTACGAGGCGCTGTTCGCGGGCCGCGTCCTGCATCTGTCCGGCATCACGGCGGCGCTCTCCGTCGACTGCCTGGCTCTGCTCCGCGACCTGACCGCCCCCCGGCCCGGACGCCCGCTGATCTCCTTCGACGTCAACCACCGGCCGGGCCTGTGGCGCGACGCCGACGCGGCCCCCGAGGTGCTCCTGGACCTGGCCCGCCGCTCCGACCTGGTCTTCGTCGGCGAGGACGAGGCGGAGGAGGCGTGGGGGATGAAGGGCGCGGAGGCGATTCGCGCGGCGTTGCCGGAGCCGGACGTGCTGGTCGTGAAGCGCGGATCCGACGGGGCGGCGGTCTTCTCGGACGCGGGCGAGGCCGACGACGTCACCACCGTCCCCGCCCTCCGGGTCGACGTCGTCGCCCCCGTCGGCGCCGGTGACGCCTTCGCCGCCGGGTTCCTCTCCGCCACCCTCCGCGACCTCCCCGTGCGCGACCGCGTCCGGCACGGCCACCTCATGGCCGCCGCAGTCCTCACCGTCCCCGGCGACCTCACCGCCCCTGCGGCCCGCGCTCACGCCGACGCCCTTGCCGCACTGGACGACGAGGCCTGGGGGAGACTGCGTCTCGGCCCCGGGTGGACGGGGGACGACCAGGAGGTACGTACGACGTGA